The following are encoded in a window of Amycolatopsis lexingtonensis genomic DNA:
- a CDS encoding NAD(P)/FAD-dependent oxidoreductase, with protein sequence MSPTHVVVLGSGFAGLETTFALRALASPEQVRLTLVSDRDDFFYRPGGSYLPFGAAESPLHVPLAKPLRRREIDVRVATAEGVDTARGVVHTSRGPVPYDHLVVATGAAMRPEEVAGLAEHARTVWKPGQLHALGEQLRWVAQNARHGRLQQVLFLVPPGNKWAGPLYEIALMLDTWLRRREVRDNVQLAFTTSEQSYVQAFGPKLHDVVAAEFAERGVDGRTGASPDKVSELEIAYTDGTAQEFDLLVTFPPYVAAHRFDGLPADDRGFLVCEESTRRVLGHPNVYAPGDAGDFPVKQAFLALRQAQAVAGQIAADVGAHLPGPGFEPVGMCVLEMFDKATFAQVPLSVTGDPANPVVVDPKALDAYRVGTSPVWRLGKKALGTYVTGRFRAGLPVHAGTGWDAMELGLRGATRWLAR encoded by the coding sequence ATGTCCCCCACCCACGTCGTCGTGCTGGGCAGCGGGTTCGCCGGGCTGGAAACCACGTTCGCGCTGCGCGCGCTCGCGAGCCCGGAGCAGGTCCGGCTGACCCTGGTCTCCGACCGGGACGACTTCTTCTACCGGCCCGGCGGCAGCTACCTGCCGTTCGGCGCGGCCGAATCACCGCTGCACGTTCCGCTCGCGAAACCGTTGCGGCGCCGGGAAATCGACGTCCGGGTCGCCACGGCCGAAGGCGTCGACACCGCCCGCGGCGTCGTGCACACCTCCCGCGGCCCGGTTCCCTACGACCACCTCGTCGTCGCCACCGGCGCCGCGATGCGGCCTGAGGAAGTGGCCGGCCTGGCCGAGCACGCCCGCACCGTCTGGAAGCCCGGTCAGCTGCACGCGCTCGGCGAACAGCTGCGATGGGTCGCGCAGAACGCGCGGCACGGCCGGCTGCAGCAGGTCCTCTTCCTCGTGCCACCGGGCAACAAGTGGGCCGGACCGCTGTACGAGATCGCGTTGATGCTCGACACCTGGCTGCGCCGCCGCGAAGTCCGCGACAACGTCCAGCTCGCCTTCACCACGTCCGAGCAGAGCTACGTGCAGGCGTTCGGGCCCAAGCTCCACGACGTCGTGGCGGCGGAGTTCGCCGAGCGCGGCGTCGACGGCCGCACGGGAGCGTCGCCGGACAAGGTCAGCGAGCTCGAGATCGCCTACACCGACGGCACCGCGCAGGAGTTCGACCTGCTGGTGACGTTCCCGCCGTACGTCGCCGCCCATCGCTTCGACGGCCTCCCGGCCGACGACCGCGGCTTCCTCGTCTGCGAGGAAAGCACGCGCCGGGTCCTCGGCCACCCGAACGTGTACGCCCCCGGTGACGCCGGCGACTTCCCCGTCAAACAGGCCTTCCTGGCGCTGCGCCAAGCCCAGGCGGTGGCCGGGCAGATCGCCGCGGACGTGGGCGCGCACCTGCCGGGGCCCGGGTTCGAGCCGGTCGGCATGTGCGTGCTGGAGATGTTCGACAAGGCCACCTTCGCCCAGGTGCCCCTGTCGGTCACCGGTGACCCGGCGAACCCGGTGGTGGTCGACCCGAAGGCGCTCGACGCCTACCGCGTCGGCACTTCGCCGGTCTGGCGGCTGGGCAAGAAGGCCCTCGGGACGTACGTGACCGGGCGGTTCCGGGCCGGGCTGCCGGTGCACGCCGGCACGGGCTGGGACGCCATGGAGCTCGGCCTGCGCGGAGCGACGCGCTGGCTGGCCCGGTGA
- a CDS encoding DUF998 domain-containing protein: MSHRLLLVPAAAAAVAVYAVGDVLSTLRYDGYRAADQAISELSAFGSPVRPLMVTAILVHNALLLGFGVGLLRAARSRSAWWIGVLQIADVVLVGIATHTFWAMSSRGSQPGFNDVMHIALSGVFSVLVIAMVVLSAVAYPGWFRGYALTTAIVVAGFGIAAALAMRGLARNDTPWAGAFERINAYAYFAWLVVLAVVAARHEPRPSPAPEIREGHLQER, encoded by the coding sequence GTGAGCCACCGGTTGCTCCTGGTCCCGGCCGCTGCGGCGGCCGTGGCGGTGTACGCGGTCGGCGACGTGCTCTCGACCCTACGGTACGACGGCTACCGCGCCGCCGACCAGGCGATCAGCGAACTGAGCGCCTTCGGGTCACCCGTCCGGCCGCTGATGGTGACCGCGATCCTCGTCCACAACGCGCTGCTGCTCGGCTTCGGAGTCGGCCTGCTCAGGGCGGCCCGGAGCCGGAGCGCGTGGTGGATCGGCGTTTTGCAGATCGCGGACGTCGTCCTGGTCGGCATCGCGACCCACACGTTCTGGGCGATGAGCTCACGCGGAAGTCAGCCGGGGTTCAACGACGTCATGCACATCGCCTTGTCGGGCGTGTTCAGCGTGCTCGTGATCGCGATGGTGGTCCTCTCGGCCGTCGCGTACCCCGGCTGGTTCCGCGGCTACGCGCTCACGACGGCGATCGTGGTGGCGGGCTTCGGCATCGCGGCCGCACTGGCGATGCGCGGCCTGGCTCGGAACGACACCCCGTGGGCCGGCGCCTTCGAGCGGATCAACGCCTACGCCTACTTCGCCTGGCTCGTGGTCCTCGCCGTCGTGGCGGCCCGCCACGAGCCGCGGCCGTCGCCGGCACCGGAAATCCGTGAAGGCCACCTTCAGGAACGTTGA
- a CDS encoding slipin family protein — translation MTVWLIIAAVVIVLLALSIRIVKQYEKGVLFRLGRVVGVREPGLRFIIPVIDVLRRVSLRIVTMPIQSQGIITRDNVSVDVSAVAYFRVVDATKSVVAIENVYAAIDQIAQTTLRKVVGQHTLDETLAETDKINSDIRQILDVTTSEWGVDVTLVELKDIQLPESMKRAMAKQAEAEREKRAKIINAEGEAQAAAALGAASDTMMAHPLALQLRNLQTLMEIGVDHNSTVVFPAPLMSTIGELGTFLAREAAAATPEVKAAPNGEPVVPVPAPR, via the coding sequence ATGACCGTGTGGCTGATCATCGCCGCGGTCGTCATCGTCTTGCTGGCGCTGTCGATCCGGATCGTCAAGCAGTACGAGAAGGGTGTGCTGTTCCGGCTGGGCCGCGTCGTCGGCGTGCGCGAGCCGGGGCTGCGGTTCATCATCCCGGTGATCGACGTGCTGCGCCGGGTGTCCCTGCGGATCGTCACGATGCCGATCCAGTCGCAGGGCATCATCACGCGCGACAACGTCAGCGTCGACGTCTCGGCCGTGGCGTACTTCCGCGTGGTGGACGCGACGAAGTCGGTGGTGGCGATCGAAAACGTCTACGCCGCGATCGACCAGATCGCCCAGACGACGCTGCGGAAGGTCGTCGGCCAGCACACCCTGGACGAGACGCTGGCCGAAACCGACAAGATCAACTCGGACATCCGGCAGATCCTCGACGTGACCACGTCCGAGTGGGGCGTCGACGTGACCCTGGTGGAGCTGAAGGACATCCAGCTGCCGGAGTCGATGAAGCGGGCCATGGCCAAGCAGGCCGAGGCCGAGCGGGAGAAGCGAGCCAAGATCATCAACGCGGAGGGCGAAGCCCAGGCCGCGGCGGCGCTCGGGGCGGCGTCGGACACGATGATGGCGCACCCGCTGGCGCTGCAGCTGCGCAACCTGCAGACGCTGATGGAGATCGGCGTCGACCACAACAGCACGGTGGTCTTCCCGGCACCGTTGATGAGCACGATCGGCGAGCTGGGCACGTTCCTGGCCCGCGAGGCGGCCGCGGCCACCCCCGAGGTCAAGGCGGCGCCCAACGGCGAACCCGTGGTTCCTGTCCCCGCACCCCGCTGA
- a CDS encoding ATP-binding cassette domain-containing protein, whose protein sequence is MTTAPLLSVRGVTKKFGPVQALAGVDLDIPAGQVTALVGDNGAGKSVLIKCIAGIHVPDAGTLTWQGRRVRIRTPRDAAALGIETVYQDLALCDNLDIVQNMFLGREKLRRVTLDEDAMELAAKETLHSLGVTTVTSVRQPVGSLSGGQRQAVAIAKAVLWHSKLVIMDEPTAALGVQQTEVVLELVGRLAERGLGVVVVSHNMNDVFDVADRIAVLYLGRLAGVYATGELTKETVVDLMTAGRSDRWSGQMEGVAS, encoded by the coding sequence GTGACCACCGCGCCGCTGTTGAGCGTCCGGGGCGTCACCAAGAAGTTCGGGCCCGTGCAGGCGCTGGCCGGGGTCGACCTCGACATCCCGGCCGGGCAGGTGACCGCGCTGGTCGGCGACAACGGCGCGGGCAAGTCCGTGCTGATCAAGTGCATCGCGGGCATCCATGTCCCGGACGCCGGGACGCTCACGTGGCAGGGGCGGCGAGTGCGCATCCGCACCCCGCGCGACGCCGCCGCACTCGGCATCGAGACGGTGTACCAGGACCTCGCGCTCTGCGACAACCTCGACATCGTGCAGAACATGTTCCTGGGCCGGGAAAAGCTCCGTCGCGTGACGCTCGACGAGGACGCCATGGAGCTGGCCGCGAAGGAGACCCTGCACAGCCTCGGCGTCACGACGGTGACGTCCGTCCGCCAGCCGGTCGGATCCCTCTCGGGCGGCCAGCGCCAGGCGGTGGCGATCGCCAAAGCCGTGCTGTGGCACTCGAAACTGGTGATCATGGACGAGCCGACCGCGGCGCTCGGCGTCCAGCAGACCGAGGTCGTGCTGGAGCTCGTCGGCCGGCTGGCCGAACGCGGGCTCGGCGTCGTCGTGGTGTCGCACAACATGAACGACGTCTTCGACGTGGCCGACCGCATCGCGGTGCTGTACCTCGGCCGGCTGGCGGGCGTGTACGCCACCGGCGAGCTGACCAAGGAAACGGTCGTCGACCTGATGACCGCGGGCCGCTCCGACCGCTGGAGCGGGCAAATGGAAGGAGTGGCGTCATGA
- a CDS encoding universal stress protein, translated as MTEATGKGRIVVGVDGSDAGMAALLWAAGQAASSGAGLEVVTVWTHDAMLDDASVNRTLEEARRVHFHELEKLVATVTKDLGGVNARCLAPDGDPAGILVDRAKDATMLVVGSHGKGKLRAALAGSVSSACLRHATCPVAVIPPPARAPESALGKRLAEVTPGKA; from the coding sequence ATGACCGAAGCAACCGGGAAGGGCCGGATCGTGGTCGGCGTCGACGGTTCGGACGCGGGCATGGCCGCACTCCTGTGGGCGGCCGGCCAAGCGGCGTCCAGTGGCGCCGGACTGGAGGTCGTGACGGTGTGGACGCACGACGCCATGCTCGACGACGCCTCGGTGAACCGGACGCTCGAAGAGGCCCGGCGGGTGCACTTCCACGAGCTCGAAAAGCTCGTCGCCACGGTCACGAAGGACCTCGGCGGGGTGAACGCGCGCTGCCTGGCCCCGGACGGCGATCCCGCCGGGATCCTGGTCGACCGGGCGAAGGACGCGACCATGCTGGTGGTCGGCAGCCACGGCAAGGGCAAGCTGCGCGCGGCGCTCGCCGGTTCGGTGAGCAGCGCCTGCCTGCGGCACGCGACCTGCCCGGTGGCCGTGATCCCGCCGCCGGCCCGGGCGCCGGAGAGCGCGTTGGGCAAGCGGCTGGCCGAGGTCACGCCGGGAAAGGCCTGA
- a CDS encoding hydrogenase maturation protease, which translates to MTAVVLGLGNPLGGDDGIGPAVVAALPALPGVLVVPRIADPAQLLDAWAGADPAVLVDAVRSTSPAGEILRITGEGGWPAGAGRGGHTLDLAAAVRLGEALGLVPRRLVVIGITGTDFVPGQELSAPVAAAIPAAVRAVLAEGLWSSQVG; encoded by the coding sequence GTGACCGCGGTCGTGCTGGGGCTCGGCAACCCGCTGGGCGGCGACGACGGGATCGGCCCCGCGGTGGTGGCCGCGTTGCCGGCGCTGCCCGGCGTGCTGGTCGTGCCCCGGATCGCGGACCCGGCGCAGCTCCTCGACGCCTGGGCCGGCGCCGATCCCGCGGTGCTCGTCGACGCGGTCCGGAGCACGTCCCCGGCCGGGGAGATCCTGCGGATCACCGGGGAAGGCGGCTGGCCAGCCGGCGCCGGCCGGGGCGGGCACACGCTAGACCTCGCGGCGGCGGTACGGCTCGGCGAAGCGCTGGGCCTGGTGCCGCGACGGCTCGTGGTGATCGGGATAACCGGGACGGATTTCGTGCCGGGACAGGAGCTTTCGGCCCCGGTGGCGGCGGCGATCCCGGCCGCGGTACGGGCGGTGCTCGCGGAAGGCCTTTGGTCCTCGCAGGTCGGGTAG
- a CDS encoding Ni/Fe hydrogenase subunit alpha has product MTARRLAVNAIARVEGEGALRLVVEDGRVHTAELNIYEPPRFFEALLRGRAWTEPPDITSRICGICPVAYQTSACNALEAACGVTLDGPLADLRRLVYCGEWISSHALHIHLLHAPDFLGFPDGIAMAGEHRGVLERGLALKKTGNALMELLGGRAIHPVNVRVGGFYSVPARADLAPMRERLLGALDQAREVVRWVAGFDFPDFETDHDLLSASEPGRYPIDRGSVVTSTGAAFPAEEFPAHVVERQVPHSTALHASLDGRRYLTGPLARYSLNSALLGPAAREAAAEAGLGPECRNPFRSIVVRAVEVVYAVEEALRLIDGYERPDRPCAEVTPRAGTGHGVSEAPRGLLYHRYTLDEAGLVTAAAIVPPTSQNQAAIEDDLCRLASTRLGLGDDALALFCERAIRNHDPCISCATHFLDLTVVRR; this is encoded by the coding sequence GTGACCGCGCGCCGGCTGGCGGTGAACGCGATCGCCCGCGTCGAAGGCGAAGGCGCGCTGCGGCTCGTCGTCGAGGACGGCCGGGTGCACACCGCCGAGCTGAACATCTACGAACCACCCCGCTTCTTCGAGGCGCTGCTGCGCGGCCGGGCCTGGACCGAGCCGCCGGACATCACCTCGCGGATCTGCGGCATCTGCCCGGTGGCCTACCAGACGAGCGCGTGCAACGCACTGGAGGCCGCGTGCGGCGTCACGCTCGACGGGCCGCTCGCCGACCTGCGGCGGCTGGTCTACTGCGGTGAATGGATCTCCAGCCACGCGCTGCACATCCACCTGCTGCACGCGCCGGACTTCCTCGGCTTCCCCGACGGCATCGCCATGGCGGGCGAACACCGCGGCGTCCTCGAACGCGGGCTGGCGCTCAAGAAGACCGGCAACGCGCTGATGGAGCTGCTCGGCGGCCGGGCGATCCACCCGGTGAACGTCCGGGTCGGCGGGTTCTACTCGGTGCCCGCGCGGGCCGATCTCGCGCCGATGCGCGAACGGCTGCTGGGCGCGCTCGACCAGGCCCGCGAAGTGGTGCGCTGGGTGGCCGGCTTCGACTTCCCCGACTTCGAGACCGACCACGACCTGCTCTCGGCGAGCGAGCCCGGGCGCTACCCGATCGACCGCGGGAGCGTCGTCACGAGCACCGGTGCCGCCTTCCCCGCGGAGGAGTTCCCGGCGCACGTCGTCGAGCGGCAGGTCCCGCACTCCACCGCGCTGCACGCGAGCCTCGACGGGCGCCGCTACCTGACCGGCCCGCTCGCCCGGTACTCGCTCAACTCGGCGCTGCTCGGCCCGGCGGCGCGCGAAGCGGCGGCCGAAGCCGGGCTCGGGCCGGAGTGCCGCAACCCCTTCCGGTCCATCGTGGTCCGTGCCGTCGAAGTCGTGTACGCGGTGGAAGAAGCGCTGCGGCTGATCGACGGCTACGAGCGGCCCGACCGGCCGTGCGCCGAGGTGACCCCGCGCGCGGGCACCGGGCACGGCGTCAGCGAAGCACCGCGCGGCCTGCTCTACCACCGCTACACCCTCGACGAGGCCGGGCTCGTCACCGCGGCGGCGATCGTCCCGCCGACGTCGCAGAACCAGGCGGCGATCGAAGACGACCTGTGCCGGCTCGCGAGCACGCGGCTCGGCCTCGGCGACGACGCCCTCGCGCTGTTCTGCGAGCGGGCGATCCGCAACCACGACCCGTGCATCTCCTGCGCCACGCACTTCCTCGACCTGACGGTCGTCCGCCGGTGA
- a CDS encoding oxidoreductase, protein MSLPTLAVWKFASCDGCQLTLLDCEDELLDLAGRVKIAYFTEATSAVLPGPYDVSLVEGSITTPADERRIREVRAQSRVLVTIGACATSGGIQALRNFGDVAEFAASIYANPEYLSTLDTSTPISAHVPVDFELRGCPIDRGQLLETLAAFLAGRKPDLPDTSVCTECKRRGLTCVTVADGTPCLGPVTHAGCGALCPAHRRGCFGCFGPMAKPNTAALLPILRTCGMGEDAIGRVFATFNAAAPDFAAVSWERR, encoded by the coding sequence ATGAGCCTGCCCACCCTCGCCGTCTGGAAGTTCGCCTCCTGCGACGGCTGCCAGCTCACGCTGCTCGACTGCGAGGACGAGCTGCTCGACCTCGCCGGCCGCGTGAAGATCGCCTACTTCACCGAAGCGACCAGCGCGGTGCTGCCCGGCCCGTACGACGTCTCGCTCGTCGAAGGCTCGATCACCACCCCGGCCGACGAACGGCGGATCCGCGAGGTCCGCGCACAGTCCCGGGTGCTCGTCACGATCGGCGCGTGCGCGACCAGCGGCGGCATCCAGGCCCTGCGGAACTTCGGGGACGTCGCCGAGTTCGCCGCGTCGATCTACGCGAACCCGGAGTACCTGTCCACGTTGGACACTTCGACCCCGATCAGCGCGCACGTGCCGGTGGACTTCGAGCTGCGCGGCTGCCCGATCGACCGCGGCCAGCTGCTGGAGACCCTCGCCGCGTTCCTCGCCGGGCGCAAACCCGACCTGCCCGACACCAGCGTGTGCACCGAGTGCAAGCGCCGCGGCCTCACCTGCGTGACGGTCGCCGACGGCACACCGTGCCTCGGGCCGGTCACCCACGCGGGGTGCGGCGCGCTGTGCCCGGCGCACCGCCGCGGCTGCTTCGGGTGCTTCGGGCCGATGGCGAAGCCGAACACCGCGGCCCTGCTGCCGATCCTGCGGACCTGCGGGATGGGCGAGGACGCCATCGGCCGCGTCTTCGCCACCTTCAACGCGGCCGCGCCCGACTTCGCCGCGGTGTCCTGGGAGCGGCGGTGA
- a CDS encoding FAD/NAD(P)-binding protein → MTEPMVPVPYRVERRTPQTRDTATLRLVPAGRSLPRFRPGQFTMLYARGVGEVAISISGDPSTADGALEQTIRDVGAVSHALHDAGPGTVLGVRGPFGRGWDVESARGGDVVIVAGGVGLAPLRPVVLAVLADRAAYGRVVLVAGARTPGDFLYRDEFAAWETSIEVHRTVDQPADGWSGEVGFVTEPLARVRPTADRTTAFLCGPEPMMRFSAQVLLRDGLAPEDIRVSLERNMQCGAALCGHCQLGPLLLCRDGPVVSYAEAEPLLLVREL, encoded by the coding sequence GTGACTGAGCCGATGGTGCCGGTGCCGTACCGGGTCGAGCGGCGCACGCCGCAGACCCGGGACACCGCGACGCTGCGGCTGGTACCCGCCGGCCGCAGCCTGCCGCGGTTCCGGCCCGGCCAGTTCACGATGCTCTACGCCCGCGGCGTCGGCGAGGTCGCCATCTCGATCAGCGGCGATCCGTCCACAGCGGACGGTGCGCTCGAGCAGACGATCCGGGACGTCGGCGCGGTCAGCCACGCCCTGCACGACGCCGGGCCGGGCACCGTGCTGGGCGTGCGCGGACCGTTCGGGCGCGGGTGGGACGTCGAGTCGGCGCGCGGCGGCGACGTCGTGATCGTCGCCGGGGGAGTGGGGCTGGCGCCGCTGCGCCCGGTCGTGCTCGCGGTGCTCGCCGACCGGGCCGCCTACGGCCGGGTGGTCCTGGTCGCGGGCGCCCGCACGCCCGGCGACTTCCTCTACCGCGACGAGTTCGCGGCCTGGGAGACCTCGATCGAAGTCCACCGGACCGTCGACCAGCCGGCCGACGGCTGGAGCGGCGAGGTCGGCTTCGTCACCGAGCCACTGGCCCGCGTGCGGCCGACCGCCGACCGGACCACGGCGTTCCTCTGCGGGCCCGAGCCGATGATGCGCTTCAGCGCCCAAGTGCTGCTGCGCGACGGGCTCGCGCCGGAAGACATCCGCGTCTCGCTGGAACGGAACATGCAGTGCGGCGCGGCCCTGTGCGGGCACTGCCAGCTGGGCCCGTTGCTGCTGTGCCGCGACGGCCCGGTCGTGTCCTACGCCGAAGCCGAACCCCTCCTCCTGGTCCGGGAGCTGTGA
- a CDS encoding Crp/Fnr family transcriptional regulator, giving the protein MSAVDRFTALPPFSRLTPAETAQLTRATREVAFAAGERLCEEGRPADRLWVLESGRVEIVTTVPGRGDVVVQTLGAGELLGWSWLVPPYRWDFGARAVTTVTAAELDGNLLRALADEDPVFGYALTRAMAEVLAHRLRGTRARLLDLYRSGRD; this is encoded by the coding sequence GTGTCGGCGGTTGACCGCTTCACCGCGTTGCCCCCGTTCTCCCGCCTGACGCCCGCGGAGACCGCCCAGCTGACCCGCGCCACCCGCGAGGTCGCGTTCGCCGCCGGGGAGCGGCTGTGCGAGGAAGGCCGCCCGGCCGACCGGCTCTGGGTGCTCGAGAGCGGCCGGGTCGAGATCGTCACCACGGTACCGGGCCGCGGCGACGTCGTCGTGCAGACGCTCGGTGCCGGTGAGCTGCTCGGCTGGTCGTGGCTCGTCCCGCCGTACCGCTGGGACTTCGGGGCCCGCGCGGTCACCACCGTCACCGCGGCCGAGCTGGACGGGAACCTCCTGCGCGCGCTCGCCGACGAGGACCCCGTGTTCGGCTACGCCCTGACCCGCGCGATGGCCGAGGTGCTGGCGCACCGGCTGCGCGGCACCCGGGCCCGGCTGCTCGACCTCTACCGGAGCGGGCGTGACTGA
- a CDS encoding 4Fe-4S dicluster domain-containing protein, with translation MAAGHRVLDRAGLDRLVEVLLGEGYRVVGPVVRDDAIVLAELDSAAELPAGWGVETAPGRYRLRRRADAAVFGHSAGPQSWKRFLHPPHRPLWHIGPDGEYTAAEEDVPRYAFLGVRACDLAAISVLGTVLAASGSFARRRQGLFTIAANCTEPGEVCFCASMGTGPGATAGYDLALTERVDDDGHRFVVGVGSAEGDRILALVTTREAAEAEVDGARADVEAAAAKMGRAMPPGDLKTLLRDSRESPVWSEIASRCLTCGNCTMVCPTCFCTTTEDVTDVTGEHAGRAERWASCFELDFSYVHGGSVRESGDSRYRQWMSHKLSTWYDQFGTSGCVGCGRCIAWCPAGIDITAEAARLAGEGAGRVGG, from the coding sequence ATGGCGGCCGGACATCGTGTGCTCGACCGGGCCGGCCTCGACCGGCTGGTCGAGGTCCTGCTCGGCGAGGGCTACCGCGTCGTCGGACCGGTGGTGCGCGACGACGCGATCGTGCTGGCCGAGCTGGACTCGGCGGCCGAACTGCCCGCCGGCTGGGGGGTGGAGACCGCGCCCGGCCGGTACCGGCTGCGCCGCCGGGCGGACGCCGCGGTGTTCGGCCATTCGGCGGGCCCCCAGTCGTGGAAGCGCTTCCTGCACCCGCCGCACCGGCCGCTGTGGCACATCGGCCCCGATGGCGAATACACCGCGGCGGAGGAAGACGTGCCGCGGTACGCCTTCCTGGGGGTCCGCGCCTGCGACCTCGCCGCGATCTCCGTGCTCGGCACCGTCCTCGCCGCGAGCGGGTCGTTCGCCCGCCGCCGGCAGGGGCTGTTCACCATCGCGGCGAACTGCACCGAACCCGGCGAAGTGTGCTTCTGCGCGTCCATGGGCACCGGCCCGGGCGCGACCGCCGGGTACGACCTCGCGCTCACCGAACGGGTCGACGACGACGGCCACCGGTTCGTGGTCGGCGTCGGGTCGGCCGAAGGCGACCGCATCCTCGCGCTGGTCACCACCCGCGAAGCGGCGGAAGCCGAAGTCGACGGCGCGCGAGCGGACGTCGAGGCCGCCGCGGCGAAGATGGGCCGCGCGATGCCGCCGGGTGACCTGAAGACGCTGCTGCGGGACTCGCGCGAGTCCCCGGTCTGGTCGGAGATCGCGAGCCGGTGCCTCACCTGCGGCAACTGCACCATGGTCTGCCCGACCTGCTTCTGCACGACGACCGAGGACGTCACGGACGTCACCGGCGAGCACGCCGGGCGGGCCGAGCGCTGGGCTTCCTGCTTCGAGCTCGACTTCTCCTACGTGCACGGCGGCAGCGTGCGCGAGTCGGGGGACAGCCGGTACCGGCAGTGGATGAGCCACAAGCTGAGCACCTGGTACGACCAGTTCGGCACCTCCGGGTGCGTCGGCTGCGGGCGCTGCATCGCCTGGTGCCCGGCCGGGATCGACATCACGGCCGAAGCCGCGCGGCTCGCCGGGGAAGGAGCCGGCCGTGTCGGCGGTTGA
- the gap gene encoding type I glyceraldehyde-3-phosphate dehydrogenase, translating to MTVRLGINGFGRIGRDILRCVLESPDSPIEVVAVNDITSPEMLAHLLVHDSTYGRLRIPVEVVDGEALRVGDHLIQVTAKADPAQLPWGEYGVDVVVESTGKFRTREAAGVHLAAGAKKVVISAPGKDVDATIVLGVNEGDYDPAKHHIISNASCTTNCVAPMVKVLHSAFGIRRGLLTTIHSYTGDQALLDRPHKDPRRARSAAVNVVPTSTGAAKAIGLVLPELAGKLDGVAVRVPVEDGSLTDLTVELERPVTAEQVNHAFAEAADGDLKGILRYTEAPVVSRDIIGDPASCVFDAELTKADSHLAKVFGWYDNEWGYATRTVELVELIGRSLA from the coding sequence ATGACAGTACGGCTCGGGATCAACGGCTTCGGCAGGATCGGGCGGGACATCCTCCGGTGCGTGCTGGAGTCGCCGGACAGCCCGATCGAAGTGGTCGCGGTCAACGACATCACGTCGCCGGAGATGCTGGCGCACCTGCTCGTGCACGATTCCACCTACGGCAGGCTGCGCATCCCGGTGGAAGTCGTCGACGGCGAAGCCCTGCGCGTCGGGGACCACTTGATCCAGGTGACCGCGAAGGCCGATCCCGCGCAGCTGCCGTGGGGCGAGTACGGCGTCGACGTCGTCGTCGAGTCGACCGGCAAGTTCCGCACCCGCGAAGCCGCGGGGGTGCACCTGGCCGCGGGCGCGAAGAAGGTCGTGATCTCCGCACCCGGCAAGGATGTCGACGCGACGATCGTGCTCGGGGTCAACGAAGGCGACTACGACCCCGCGAAGCACCACATCATCTCGAACGCCTCCTGCACGACGAACTGCGTGGCGCCGATGGTGAAGGTGCTGCACTCCGCGTTCGGCATCCGGCGCGGCCTGCTCACCACGATCCACAGCTACACCGGGGACCAGGCCCTGCTGGACCGCCCGCACAAGGACCCGCGGCGCGCGCGCTCGGCGGCGGTCAACGTCGTGCCCACCAGCACCGGCGCCGCGAAAGCGATCGGCCTGGTGCTCCCGGAGCTGGCCGGCAAGCTCGACGGCGTCGCGGTGCGCGTCCCGGTCGAGGACGGCTCGCTGACCGACCTGACGGTGGAGCTCGAGCGCCCGGTGACGGCCGAGCAGGTCAACCACGCGTTCGCCGAGGCCGCCGACGGCGATCTCAAGGGCATCCTGCGCTACACCGAGGCGCCCGTCGTCTCGCGCGACATCATCGGCGACCCGGCGTCGTGCGTGTTCGACGCGGAACTGACCAAGGCCGACTCGCACCTGGCGAAGGTGTTCGGCTGGTACGACAACGAATGGGGCTATGCGACCCGCACGGTGGAACTGGTGGAGCTGATCGGACGCTCGCTCGCCTAG
- a CDS encoding group I truncated hemoglobin translates to MTSIYEGIGGQEALVAVVDDFYERVLADAELAVFFRGTNLPRLKGMQVEFFTAALGGPDEYRGRSMKDVHLGRGIEQHHFDLVAKYLTDALLAAGVPQETTETIIGAIAPLSADIVSTA, encoded by the coding sequence GTGACGAGCATCTACGAGGGGATCGGCGGCCAGGAAGCACTGGTGGCCGTGGTCGACGACTTCTACGAACGCGTCCTCGCCGACGCGGAACTCGCGGTGTTCTTCCGCGGGACGAACCTGCCGCGGCTCAAGGGCATGCAGGTCGAGTTCTTCACGGCCGCGCTCGGCGGGCCCGACGAGTACCGCGGCCGGTCCATGAAAGACGTCCACCTGGGCCGGGGGATCGAGCAGCACCACTTCGACCTCGTGGCGAAGTACCTCACCGACGCCCTCCTCGCCGCCGGGGTGCCCCAGGAGACGACGGAGACGATCATCGGTGCCATCGCGCCGCTGTCCGCGGACATCGTCTCGACCGCGTGA